Below is a window of Gemmatimonadales bacterium DNA.
GAGAGTCGTCGAATCGAGCCATCCGGCGCCGCCGCGTAAATCGACTGCCGATCGGGATCGGCGACCGGCGTCGACGTCGTGATCTGTCGCGACCCGGCAAGCGTCGAGTACGACGGCGGCGTGAACTCCCAGAGGACCGTACCGCGATCGGCGTCGATCGCGAGCGTCTTGCCGTACGTCGTAGTGACGAAGAAGACGTCGTGCGCCGATCCGTTCACCGCCACCCCGTGCAGATAGATCGCCGATGCATCGACCGTCCCGTCGATCGCCACCTGCTGTCGCTGCATCAATGCGACGTTGGCGGCGGTCACACCCATCGAAGCCGCGGGCGCACTGCTGCGTGCCACATTCGACCCGAACGTCGGCCAATCGTCGTGGGGCGGCGGGCGACGCCCGCTTGTATTCGAGCCGGGTGTCGGTTCCAAGGCGAGGAGTGTCAGAGCGAAGAGGACAACGGTGGAATGAGACCATGCATGGGTCAGCATCTGGACTCCAACCGTGGAGGTTCTGGCCTGATCGGCGAAGGCGACCGTGGAGTATACTCGCTAGTGTACTGGAGTTTGTAGCAACCATTGATTGATCGCTTCAAATGACGCGCCGGCGCTCAGGTGCAACGCGAGATCATGACCAGTATTGGGAACGATCACGACGGTGAGGCTCGCCGCGTGAGTGTAGAACGGCTGCTCGTTGGCCTTCACGGCGAGCGCATCGGTGCAGTCGAGTGCCAGACCGCACGATAGACGATCTTCCTCTCCCGACATCAGCAGCACGGGCCGCGTGATGCGGTTGCTGATGTTCGAGTCCGCCGGCACGCGGCCGATCGCAATCCCCTGCTGGAATTCCGTCGACGAAACGATCGACTTGTGGGCGTCGTCGTACGCGATCTCCCTCGGGTCGGCACCCGCGACGTCATAGAACGGCGCGCGTCCGGCAGGTGACGCGGTCGTTGTCCAACCGCTGTCCAGCGCGCTACCGGCGAATTGCGGATCGCGGCTCGCCTGACGCAGGACAAGTTCGCCCGTGGTCAGCGCGGGACCGACAGCATGGAGACTGCCGGTGAGCACCAGCCGCGCGGCATCATTGAATTCCGCACTTTCCAACTGGGCGATACGCGATCCGTAGGAGTGGCCTAGGAGATTGACTTCGTGGAACTGCGCGTGAAAGTGCTGCAGAATCTGGTGCAGGACATAAGCGTCAGCGTACATCGTGACGCTCGTGCTGGAAAGCGGGCTGCTCTTGCCGATACCGAGACGGTCGTAAGCGAATGTCGCTCGACCGGCGGCGAGCGCGCGCTGCACGTATGAATATCGCGAACCGTCAAAGCCGGAGTCCCAGTACGAACGGTCGTACGTCGCGCCGTGCACGAGGATATCGATGACGTCGTGCACGTCGGGTCGTGATGGCGAGCAGAACGTCCCGGAAATTGTCGCTGAGATTCCTTCGCCCGGCGCCAGCGCGACATCGAGGGTCGCGGGGATACAACGTCCCGCGGATGATCGCTGCTGTGCCGCAGCGGGGAACAGCGTCGCGGTGGCCGAGATGACCACACACCAGAGCGCAGCAATCCGAGTTGCAATCGGTTGTTTCATTCGAGCGGGCCTCCATCGGCGGCTTGACCGCCGGCGCGAATAGCGGCGGCGCTCCAGGTGAGCCGTCCCGCATCGATGTCGCTGATGACGCGGCGCACCCATGCGAGCTCGATGTCGACGATCGCCGTGAGATACTCCGATTCGAGCAGGAAAAGTCGCGGGACCGCGTCGGCGTGCTCGCGCAACAGGTCGGCCAGCGGCTGGCGTCGGGCATCGAGCGCGGCCGCCCGCTGCGCCAGGACCTCGCGCGCCTGGGGCGGCTCGAAGAGGTAGATGAAGGACAGCGCTGCCGGGAATTCGGGGAATTCGGACGCCGGCGTGGAGAGCATCGTCCGCAGCCAATCGTGAATTGCCTTCCGGCCCGGAGCGGTGAGTTGGTAGACCGTCCGCTCGGGACGATTCTCTGATCTATTGGTGCCCTGAACGGCAATCAGTCCATCCCGCTTCAACCGGGCGATCGTCTGATAGAGGCTGGTGCGGTGGCGGACGTTGACCACATGATGGGTCCCCCGATCGCGCATCAGTTGCTGCATTCGATAGGGATACATCGGTGCTTCGTCGAGAAGGGCGAGGATGACGAGAGCGAGGGGGGAAAGCGCATGCCTGCGCGGTCTTGTCATAGTCATAATATGACTAGTTGTTGAAATACCGTCAAGCAGGTGGGAGGGGATGGCCGGGACGGTCTGTCCGATCCCGTAAGGCAGGTCCCAGGAACCACACGCCGTCACGGCCCCGAAAGATCGAATCCGAATTGGAATCGTGGCGTCGTCTGATTCGAAAGCCGCCACGTGAACTGCGTTCCCAGCTTCAAGGGCGAAAGAAACGGCAACAGGTTCCCCAACCCGAACCCCGCCTCGACGTAACCGTTCGGCGCGGTATGAAATGCACTATCGGTCGGAAGTGGTATGTGATTGTGAAAATCGATCACGAATGCCGAGCTGTAGACCCGGAGGGTGAACGGAAGCAGCCGAATCAACGGTATCCCGCTGCGCTTGAAGATCAGTCCGTTGAAGTCGTGCCGGATCGACAATGACGCCACCTCCGTCCCGCCGAACGCCGTGTCGCCCAACGTCTTGAGGCCCGCTCCCTGAAACCCCAGCGCGTGGACAGAGAAGTCGAGCGTGAAGTACCGCTGCGGGGGCACGGTGCCAGTCGTGGTGCCGAGCAACGCCAGGATCGTCGTGACCCCGGAATTGTGAAGACGCTGATGGCGCTCCAGAAAGAGCGTGTAGCGGGCAAACCGGAAATCCGACGCAATCAGCGACGGGTCCGACACCTCCGCGCCCAAGGTGACCTGCGTCCACACGAGCCCCGGGAGCGGCGTCTCGACGCCGCGCTTTCGCACGAGTGATCGGGAATCATAGGTCAACGTCGCCGAGAGCGACCGCATCCGTCCGCCGGTGATGAACCCATTGGCTCGCTGAGGTTCGGTCGGCGTGAACAGCGAAAAGTCGGTCACCACCGGCAGCGGGCTCTGCAACTGGTCATCGTACTGCAGCCGCAATCGGGTAAAGGTGACCGGCCGGATTCCCACCCAGAACGTGGACCCCTGTTCGCGGTAATAGTCGAGCGGATCTCGCTGGTAGAGGAGTGCTTCAAGCGTGCGGTCGCTGTTGTGTGGCACGATGCTCGGTCGTGTGATCGTTTCATCGTGATAACCGGCACCGACCCACAATCGCTGCGGCTGGGACAGCTGCAACGCACCTCCTGCGCGGTATTGCCACCGCGAGCTTCCAAATGCGTAACCAATTTTTCCGTCCGCGATCACATTCTCCGACGCGCGCCAGAGCGCACCGGCGCCGGCATAGGCGCCATCCACGCGGTTGAAGTGGAAGAAGTCCCGGGAGACCACTTCGATCTGACTGGTCGAGACACTGCGCCGCACGCCCGAGACGCGTCCTGACAGTCGATGCGCACTCGAATCCCGATGCATCCAGACCCGTTGTTCTCCGGCCGTCTGGGCAATGACCGGAGGCTCCAGCCAGAGCGGGTTGTCGTAGCTGTCGGCGTCGGGAGCAACATCAATCCGGATTTCGTTATCCTCGACCGCCGGGGCGGCAGGTTCGACCTGATAGTGGTCGAGATGCGCTTCCTGGCTGACGTGCATGTATCGCGACAGCTTCGGGATCTTGATCGGCAGATGCGCATCGGCCGTGAGCGTCAGGTCGTGCGGCATCCAGTGCCCGTCCCCGACGTCGGCGTAATGCTGCCGATAGCGCACGTTGTGCCACATTCCGAAATCCGCTGCTTCGGTGACGCCAAGATCCATCCCCACGACGTCGTGCGTCGACTCGGAAATGTCGATCGTCCCGGTGAAGCCGAGGGTCGTCGGCGTCCGGGGCAGTATGGCGAGATGATACACTCGCACCCCATCGACCGTGCCCAAGCCGAGCAATTGATACCGGTAGAAGGTGATGGCGTCATCGGCGATCGGCGACACAAAGTCGTACGGTGGGATGTTGATCCGCTGACGCTGAAAGTCGGCAATGTCGACGACTGCAAGCGTCTTCCAGACAAAGGTGAACCTGCTCGCGCGGCGCCGCGCCAGGATCGTTTCGTGGTAGTGCTGCGGCGCACGCCAGTCGACCGCACTGCGGCTCTCACTCACCGTGGCAACCGCGGCGATGGAGTCGGCGGGGACCTCCGTATCGTAGACGGCGAGCTTGACGGCGGCCTGATAGCTCTGGCGCGTTCCATCGGGGAGTTGCGCGTGCCGGCGCGCAACCGCCGCCGCAATGATGGTCCGCCCCGCGTGGAGTGTCGTATCGCGCTGGGCGGCCAACGGTGTGACGCCGAACAGGATTGCTGCACAGCAGTAGTAGATGCGAATCGTGGTACCCTCAGCGGCAGATCGCGGCCCACTCGCCGCGGATGGTGTCAGGCCGGTGTCAGCATTGGTGACGGTACCTTCATTGAGGAGACGCCGCGCAGTTGGGTTCGGCGCACTCGCCCTACAAACTGATTCGGCACCAGCCGTAAATCGTAATCTGGCTGCAAGGTTGGGCGGCTATGCTGGGAAATGACAGTGCGTCGCGCGACGATGGAATCCGTCGAAGCATGGAGGAGTCGACCTGCCGAACCTCGCTGACTGGTATCAAACGTTCGTCCGGTGCTTCATCGCCTGCACACTGTTCGTCCCCGTCGCCGTGTCGGCACAGACAGCGGCCGCGCACTCCGCGGCGGCGATCGATTCGCTTCCCAATGCGGGCTGGCGCGACCTGGCGATCGGCGGCGGCATCATCACCGGGGCGTTCCTGTTCGACGCACCGATCGGTCACTACTTCGACGGACCTCATTCATCCACCGCAACCAGCGCGGCGCGCAACTTCCAGAAATTCGGCGAGATCACCGGCATCGGAGCCGTAATTGGTGGACTCGGCGTGGCAGCCATTGTCACCCGCAACCATCACCTCGCCCAAGCGACGTTGCGCACTGCCGCTGGACTGGCGCTCGCGTCGGGTGTCACACAAGGGTTGAAGTACGCGGTTGGGCGCCAACGTCCCTATCTCGACCCCGACCGGGATGCGACTGATTTTCATTGGTTCGCCGGCACGCCGTCCGGAAGCCCTTCGTTTCCCTCGGGCCACACCGAGACCGCGTTCGCTCTCGCCACCTCTCTCGGCGATGCGATCGATCGGACCTGGGCACGCGTTGCACTGTACGGCCTCGCTACCGGCACCGGCTGGGCGCGGATGCAACAGGAACAGCATTGGCTCTCCGACATCGTCGCGGGCGCTGGTGTGGGAATTCTCGCCGCCAAATTCGCCGACGGCCGGCTCCGGCTGTTCGGGATGCGCGCGCCGCGAGTGCTGCTCTCGGCCCACAGCGCTGGCGTGCGGTGGATGGTGCCGATTCGGTAGACCCTGGCTCGGTGATGAGACGATCGAGCTGTCCGCCTCATGCCAACAGCTATTGCTCCGCTCGCTCAGCAACGATTCCGTCCGTCAGTTCATTGATCTGAACGGCGACATGAAACGGCTCGTTGCGCAGGCTGAGCTCGACCGTCCAGATCCATTGCCCAGGTGAGCCGTCGAGCGACGCGAATCGCATCTCCGATGCGGACGACCGGAATACCTGATCGGAATCCTCTGGGAGAACACCAGCAGCGCGCAGATGGCCCAAGGCGATCTCATGTATCGCCAACCGCGTCAGCGAACACTTCCGAGCGGCAAGGTCAGGCTCGGCGGTGACCGGAATGGCCAGCGAATCAATGCACGGGAATGCTTGCTGAATTGAAGCGAAGCGTTTCGCGGAACGATCGACCGCCGATTTGTCGATCGACGTTTTGACACAGGCCACCGCAACAGCGACACATACAACTGCTATTGCCGAAGCTCTCATCCTCATGGGTCCTCAGTTGGGCGACGCGGCCGTTCGAGAAGTCTTCGGCTTCTGGTTTCGGCACGATGCCAGTCAAGAATCGCGAGCGGCACGATTAGGCTTCGAACGAGCAGCGATCTCGCGAGCTCGGTCAGCGAACCCGATATTCGCTCTGGCGACCAGGCGGCGACAAGCTATTGCCGGCGCTGCGCGGCGCGCCGACGCAAGTGCAGGTATTGGCTACTGGTGGTTGAGGTACCTGTCCGGGATGGGCACTCCGGGCTGCTCGGCCGCCCAGTACACCGTCACCAACCACCAGCGCCTGCCATCGTACAACATCTGGATGCTGTTGATGCCGCGCGCGAACGGCGCCGCGTCCCCTGCCGCTCGACGCGACTCGTATGTGCTGAAGCGATGCACGACGCCGTTGAACGACTCGCCGGTGTGCCACACTTCCTTCTCGAAGAAACCGAGGTGCTCCATGCTCGGTCCGGCGAGATCCGCGAACTCCTCCGGCGTCTCCGCGTGGATGCCGAACCTCGCGGGATCAAGCTCCTCCTTCGGAATGAGCTGCCCGCCCGGCGCGAACAGCCCGCGAAAGCGATCCCAGTCACGATCCTGGCACGCCGGACCTGAAATCACATCGTAGAGCGCGGCGACGATCGCGTCCTCGGACGCGACGTCCGCTGGGGACACGCCATGGGTGCTCGGCGCCGCGCGGGTGGCGCAGTTCGCGAACGTCGGGCCCGGCGACGTTGCCAGCAACGCGAAGCGCTTGATCCTCGACGGATCGCCATCTGCGAGCTGGATGTTCCCACGTACGCTGACAGCGGCCGAGCGCGAACGCGCCGCAAAGATGATTCCCGACGAATCCTCGCTGACGACACTCACCTGGCCGAGCGAGCCGAATTCCCGATGCCGTCCCAGCCACATCGGCGCCTTGCATGTGGGGCAGTGCGCCGCTGCGAATGCCTCGAGCCCGGCGCTATCCTCCGCGTTGAATCTATCGAGCCACTGCGTCAGAAGCCGGCCGGCAGGTGAGTCGAGCGTAGTGACCGCAATCTGCGCGCACATCGTCGTCGGGACGCCGAGTGCGGCGCAAGTGAAGAGCATGCGCGCGAAACGGATGGCGATCATCATTCCTCCCGCAACGCAGTCATCGGATCCATCCGCGCAGCGCGCCAGGCCGGGGCCGCAGCGGCCGGCATCGCAACGCCGAGCAGGACGCCGGCGCAACTGATCCAGGTCCCCGGATCGGATGCCGTTAGGCCGAAGAGAAATGGTGCGATGAGCCGCGTCGCGGCCACTGCGAGCAGCATGCCGATGCCGAGCCCGGCGACGACCACCACGCCCACCTCGCCGACGGCCATCCGGAGCACCCCCCCTCGCGCTGCGCCAAGGGCGATGCGAATGCCGATCTCGTTCTTTCGGCGGGCGATGGTGTACGACACCGTGCCGTACAGGCCGATCAGCGCGAGCAGGAGTGCCAGGCCGCCGAAGAAAGTCGCAAGTGTGGTGAGCAGGCGATCCAGGTTCAGCGATCGCGCCACCTGCTCGCTCAACGTCGTGAATTGCAGCGACGCCGTCGGCGAAAGCTCGGCCATGACACTCTTGACGCCGCTGACGAGGGAACCCGGCGCGACATCGCTGCGGAGTT
It encodes the following:
- a CDS encoding alpha/beta fold hydrolase, yielding MGAPRHQRHRCGTAHLERRRYSRRRSSRRWRPARMKQPIATRIAALWCVVISATATLFPAAAQQRSSAGRCIPATLDVALAPGEGISATISGTFCSPSRPDVHDVIDILVHGATYDRSYWDSGFDGSRYSYVQRALAAGRATFAYDRLGIGKSSPLSSTSVTMYADAYVLHQILQHFHAQFHEVNLLGHSYGSRIAQLESAEFNDAARLVLTGSLHAVGPALTTGELVLRQASRDPQFAGSALDSGWTTTASPAGRAPFYDVAGADPREIAYDDAHKSIVSSTEFQQGIAIGRVPADSNISNRITRPVLLMSGEEDRLSCGLALDCTDALAVKANEQPFYTHAASLTVVIVPNTGHDLALHLSAGASFEAINQWLLQTPVH
- a CDS encoding PadR family transcriptional regulator, with the translated sequence MTRPRRHALSPLALVILALLDEAPMYPYRMQQLMRDRGTHHVVNVRHRTSLYQTIARLKRDGLIAVQGTNRSENRPERTVYQLTAPGRKAIHDWLRTMLSTPASEFPEFPAALSFIYLFEPPQAREVLAQRAAALDARRQPLADLLREHADAVPRLFLLESEYLTAIVDIELAWVRRVISDIDAGRLTWSAAAIRAGGQAADGGPLE
- a CDS encoding DUF5686 family protein — its product is MAAQRDTTLHAGRTIIAAAVARRHAQLPDGTRQSYQAAVKLAVYDTEVPADSIAAVATVSESRSAVDWRAPQHYHETILARRRASRFTFVWKTLAVVDIADFQRQRINIPPYDFVSPIADDAITFYRYQLLGLGTVDGVRVYHLAILPRTPTTLGFTGTIDISESTHDVVGMDLGVTEAADFGMWHNVRYRQHYADVGDGHWMPHDLTLTADAHLPIKIPKLSRYMHVSQEAHLDHYQVEPAAPAVEDNEIRIDVAPDADSYDNPLWLEPPVIAQTAGEQRVWMHRDSSAHRLSGRVSGVRRSVSTSQIEVVSRDFFHFNRVDGAYAGAGALWRASENVIADGKIGYAFGSSRWQYRAGGALQLSQPQRLWVGAGYHDETITRPSIVPHNSDRTLEALLYQRDPLDYYREQGSTFWVGIRPVTFTRLRLQYDDQLQSPLPVVTDFSLFTPTEPQRANGFITGGRMRSLSATLTYDSRSLVRKRGVETPLPGLVWTQVTLGAEVSDPSLIASDFRFARYTLFLERHQRLHNSGVTTILALLGTTTGTVPPQRYFTLDFSVHALGFQGAGLKTLGDTAFGGTEVASLSIRHDFNGLIFKRSGIPLIRLLPFTLRVYSSAFVIDFHNHIPLPTDSAFHTAPNGYVEAGFGLGNLLPFLSPLKLGTQFTWRLSNQTTPRFQFGFDLSGP
- a CDS encoding phosphatase PAP2 family protein, producing MSAQTAAAHSAAAIDSLPNAGWRDLAIGGGIITGAFLFDAPIGHYFDGPHSSTATSAARNFQKFGEITGIGAVIGGLGVAAIVTRNHHLAQATLRTAAGLALASGVTQGLKYAVGRQRPYLDPDRDATDFHWFAGTPSGSPSFPSGHTETAFALATSLGDAIDRTWARVALYGLATGTGWARMQQEQHWLSDIVAGAGVGILAAKFADGRLRLFGMRAPRVLLSAHSAGVRWMVPIR